In Candidatus Eisenbacteria bacterium, the genomic window GCGCCCGGATCGCCGATCTCTGCGAGGCGTTCGGGTACCGGGTGCAGGAGTCGGTCTTCGAGTGCGACTTGGAGGAGAAGGGGCTCCGGGAGCTGGTCGGTCGTCTGGAGAGGGAGATCGCCGCGATCGAGACCTCGGAGATCGGGAACGTGAGGATCTATCGGATCTGCAAGGAGTGCCAGAGGGCCTCGATGGGGATCGGGGAGACGGAGAAGGGGGCGGGCGGCGACCCATGTATCGTGATTTGAGCAGGTTAGAGGTATCCGGCCGGGTCCTCGGGGGGGATGATTCGCCGCCCCGGGGGCCCATTTCCCGTAATTCGTTGATTTGGAGCGGGTTGAGTCGTCCGGAGATGGCTTTTTTCGCCTCGTCATCCCCGGAAGGCTTGCAACGTATTGACGACAGAAGAGTTAAGGAGGTCCGACTGGGGCACTTCGAGCCCCTTTTCGACCTCTCGAGGAGCTTTTTGCGATCATCCCCGGAAACGGCTCTGGAAGTTGCGGC contains:
- the cas2 gene encoding CRISPR-associated endonuclease Cas2: MRYVVVYDIGDDRLRARIADLCEAFGYRVQESVFECDLEEKGLRELVGRLEREIAAIETSEIGNVRIYRICKECQRASMGIGETEKGAGGDPCIVI